The following are from one region of the Paenibacillus bovis genome:
- a CDS encoding phage tail protein — protein sequence MADAYLGEIRLFAGSYAPQNWLFCNGQSLPIAQYEALYSIMGNTYGGDAQNFNLPNLAGSIPIGQGAGPGLTPRNLGQAAGSATVNLTANQLPAHTHSVIAQDSSQGLSDPANHYWATLTSGRPPAPKSLYTNNVSTLQPLHNTALLPTGSPSAAHNNMQPYVAIYYIICVEQGEYPVRP from the coding sequence ATGGCAGACGCGTATCTAGGCGAAATTCGATTATTTGCAGGCAGCTATGCTCCACAAAACTGGCTGTTTTGTAACGGCCAATCCCTGCCGATCGCCCAATATGAGGCCTTGTATTCCATTATGGGCAATACGTATGGAGGAGATGCCCAGAACTTCAATCTGCCCAATCTGGCAGGTTCTATACCAATCGGTCAGGGTGCAGGACCCGGTCTGACACCACGCAATCTAGGCCAGGCTGCAGGAAGTGCTACAGTCAATCTGACTGCCAATCAGCTGCCTGCCCATACACATAGCGTGATAGCCCAGGATTCCAGCCAGGGATTGAGCGATCCGGCCAACCATTATTGGGCAACACTGACTTCGGGCCGGCCACCTGCCCCCAAATCGCTGTATACAAATAATGTCTCTACTCTACAGCCACTCCACAATACCGCTCTACTTCCGACAGGCAGCCCATCAGCTGCCCATAATAATATGCAGCCGTATGTTGCGATTTACTATATCATCTGCGTAGAACAGGGAGAATACCCGGTTAGACCCTAA
- a CDS encoding phage tail protein: MSDCYLGEIRMFTGNYAPQGWALCNGQLLPIANNQALFSLIGVNYGGDGVNTFALPDLRGRVPLHNSTVPNNTFPLGSRAGSETVNLTTAQMPAHSHTVQALSTPATQSSPDANALWAQTAMYSDGTGTGLAPMNPAAISAAGAAQPHNNMMPSLPLTFMIALVGIFPSRS; the protein is encoded by the coding sequence ATGAGTGATTGTTATCTGGGCGAAATACGCATGTTCACCGGTAATTATGCGCCGCAGGGATGGGCATTATGCAATGGTCAACTGCTACCGATCGCGAATAATCAGGCACTGTTTTCTTTGATCGGTGTCAATTATGGAGGAGACGGTGTCAATACCTTCGCTCTGCCTGATCTTCGCGGACGTGTCCCTCTTCATAATTCCACTGTGCCCAACAATACCTTTCCGCTTGGCTCCCGTGCAGGCAGTGAAACTGTAAATCTGACCACAGCCCAAATGCCTGCCCATTCCCATACTGTACAGGCATTATCTACTCCGGCTACCCAATCATCTCCGGATGCCAATGCTCTCTGGGCGCAAACGGCTATGTACTCGGATGGCACCGGTACCGGTCTTGCTCCCATGAATCCGGCAGCCATTTCAGCAGCCGGTGCTGCGCAACCGCATAACAATATGATGCCTTCCCTTCCGCTTACTTTTATGATTGCACTGGTCGGTATTTTCCCCTCACGTTCCTGA
- a CDS encoding phage tail protein encodes MADPFIGEIKLFAINFTPSGWLACDGQVLPINTNTALFAVIGTTFGGDGRTNFQLPDLRGRVALHPSSSIPSGTSQGEAAHTLTLSELPQHTHNAMTSTATANQTKPANQLWAKGQTLMYAPVGNLTPTAMNPGTLTPTGGNAAHNNIQPYQTVQFCIAAQGIFPVRP; translated from the coding sequence ATGGCTGATCCGTTTATAGGAGAAATCAAGCTGTTTGCGATCAATTTTACACCATCCGGCTGGCTGGCCTGTGATGGACAGGTACTGCCAATCAATACGAATACAGCTTTGTTTGCTGTTATTGGTACTACTTTTGGAGGAGACGGCCGAACCAACTTTCAGCTTCCCGATTTAAGAGGACGTGTCGCTTTGCATCCGAGTTCATCTATTCCTTCCGGAACGTCCCAGGGCGAAGCTGCTCATACATTAACATTGTCCGAACTGCCTCAGCATACACATAATGCCATGACTTCTACCGCTACAGCCAATCAGACCAAGCCAGCCAATCAGTTATGGGCCAAAGGTCAAACGCTGATGTATGCACCTGTCGGAAACTTAACGCCTACAGCCATGAATCCCGGTACACTGACACCGACAGGCGGGAATGCTGCGCACAATAATATACAGCCCTATCAGACTGTTCAATTCTGCATAGCTGCCCAGGGAATTTTCCCTGTGCGGCCATAA